A region of Campylobacter armoricus DNA encodes the following proteins:
- a CDS encoding WG repeat-containing protein, with the protein MLNLFAKHKIKFAIAFVLPILAFGFDIYYNTNKNEIHTTNPNKQNNKYEILKEKCNSGDIKACLDSYPIKYKKPIQAKLNGKWGFIDKNGKFAIEANFDWAWDFKEDLASVRLNGKYGFIDKNGNFIVEPIFDDIDYY; encoded by the coding sequence ATGTTAAATTTATTTGCTAAACATAAAATAAAATTTGCTATTGCTTTTGTACTACCTATTTTAGCTTTTGGTTTTGATATTTATTATAATACAAATAAAAATGAAATTCATACAACTAACCCAAACAAACAGAATAACAAATATGAAATTTTAAAAGAAAAGTGCAACAGTGGGGATATTAAAGCGTGCTTAGATTCCTATCCTATTAAATATAAAAAGCCCATACAAGCTAAATTAAATGGAAAATGGGGTTTTATAGATAAAAATGGAAAATTTGCAATAGAAGCTAATTTTGATTGGGCTTGGGATTTTAAAGAAGATTTGGCAAGTGTTAGACTAAATGGAAAATATGGCTTTATAGATAAAAATGGAAATTTTATAGTAGAACCTATATTTGATGATATAGATTATTATTAA
- the ccoN gene encoding cytochrome-c oxidase, cbb3-type subunit I, producing MHPGNALNYDYTVAKYFMFATLLFGVIGMAIGTFIAFQMAYPDLNYLAGEYGTFSRLRPLHTSGVIFGFMLSGIWATWYYIGQRVLKVSMAESSFLMFVGKLHFWLYMITMIIAVITLFAGISTSKEYAELEWPLDILVVLVWVLWGVSIFGLIGIRREKTLYVSLWYYIATFLGIAMLYLFNNMSVPTYFVSGMGDWWHSVSMYAGTNDALVQWWYGHNAVAFVFTVGIIAQIYYFLPKESGQPIFSYKLSLFAFWGLMFVYLWAGGHHLIYSTVPDWMQTMGSVFSIVLILPSWGSAINILLTMKGEWGQLRESPLIKFMILASTFYMFSTLEGPILSIKSVNALAHFTDWIPGHVHDGTLGWVGFMTMAALYHMVPRMFKRELYSKSLMEAQFWIQTTGIVLYFSSMWIAGITQGMMWRATDEYGNLLYTFIDTVEAIVPYYWIRAVGGLLYLVGFFMFIYNIYKSIAVGRVLDKEPKSASPMAA from the coding sequence ATGCACCCAGGAAATGCATTGAACTATGACTATACGGTTGCTAAATATTTCATGTTTGCTACCTTATTGTTTGGTGTTATTGGTATGGCCATTGGAACATTTATTGCCTTTCAAATGGCTTATCCGGATTTAAACTATTTAGCTGGTGAGTATGGCACTTTTTCAAGACTTAGACCATTACACACTTCAGGTGTAATTTTTGGTTTTATGCTTTCAGGAATTTGGGCTACTTGGTATTATATTGGTCAGCGTGTGCTAAAAGTTAGTATGGCAGAATCAAGCTTTTTAATGTTTGTTGGTAAATTACACTTTTGGCTTTATATGATTACTATGATTATAGCTGTTATTACTTTGTTTGCAGGTATTAGTACATCAAAAGAATATGCTGAACTTGAATGGCCGCTTGATATATTGGTAGTTTTAGTTTGGGTTTTATGGGGTGTGAGCATTTTTGGGCTTATTGGAATCCGTCGTGAAAAAACCTTATATGTTTCACTTTGGTATTATATTGCTACATTTTTAGGAATTGCAATGCTTTATTTGTTTAACAATATGTCTGTACCTACTTATTTTGTAAGCGGAATGGGTGATTGGTGGCATAGCGTTTCTATGTATGCAGGAACAAATGATGCCTTAGTTCAATGGTGGTATGGACATAATGCGGTTGCATTTGTATTCACCGTTGGTATTATTGCTCAAATTTATTATTTCTTACCAAAAGAAAGTGGGCAGCCAATTTTCTCTTATAAATTATCTTTATTTGCATTTTGGGGCTTAATGTTTGTTTATCTATGGGCTGGTGGTCACCATTTGATTTATTCAACTGTGCCTGATTGGATGCAAACTATGGGTTCTGTTTTTTCAATTGTTCTTATTTTGCCTTCTTGGGGTTCAGCGATTAATATCTTGCTTACTATGAAAGGTGAGTGGGGTCAATTAAGAGAAAGCCCATTGATTAAATTTATGATACTTGCTTCAACTTTTTATATGTTCTCAACTTTAGAAGGTCCTATTCTTTCTATAAAATCAGTAAATGCATTAGCACACTTTACAGATTGGATTCCAGGCCATGTTCATGATGGAACACTTGGATGGGTTGGTTTTATGACTATGGCAGCTCTTTATCATATGGTTCCAAGAATGTTTAAAAGAGAACTTTATAGTAAATCACTAATGGAAGCTCAATTTTGGATTCAAACTACAGGTATAGTATTGTACTTTAGCTCTATGTGGATAGCTGGTATTACTCAAGGTATGATGTGGAGAGCAACTGATGAGTATGGTAATTTACTTTATACTTTCATTGATACTGTTGAGGCTATTGTTCCTTATTACTGGATTAGAGCTGTTGGTGGCTTGTTATATTTAGTAGGATTTTTCATGTTTATTTATAACATTTATAAATCAATCGCAGTGGGTAGAGTACTTGATAAAGAGCCAAAAAGTGCTTCACCTATGGCAGCATAA
- a CDS encoding PD-(D/E)XK nuclease family protein, with product MKLFVFSSLRALRKYYEKKLQVDTLVDSAMSIAEFMQKVVFSKYFQATHYECLLLMKKACEQTKNLEQNLKIPSNFFAFLKNNAYLFSFFKELSLEKKDINSLKFYDAYAQYDEHLQILEELFKNYLALLKEQNLYDDISLPLDYEINTDFLKNYDEIIFDFQGFLNAFEVEILLKIKELLSIKIHFSCTKFNKDFLNSLDFLQGVKIKENFTYLYDLNYKQILNEHIFLQESKISYKSFNLRSIQAAFVFEKINTFLKAGIRAKDIVVITPDEKFVDILRLYDKNNVLNYASGESIKNTPFYHRLKTLYECAKDDEFEYDANVEFYERYNLNKHLCNLHFFPSNVDFIEFKKLFDKNISFDFFENFILALLEDGNEELKSYIHQELIFIKELIKTHELSFVQILELFFMQIDDIKLSSVGGGEVTVMGLLESRGLSFDGVIIVDFNDEFIPKRVSSELFLNNEIRKKAGLITHVQRENLQRHYYYTLIAKAKLVGISYVENEEKIKSRFLNELEFPLYEDKTYSNKAYVKYFQTYPCAFNLEPITSIKAKHDYFQNDFSFSRLHFLIHYGLDYYYKYVLELKEPKVLDDNLRANELGSFIHKALEEYYNQNKKLRYFDYEKFINIVKNLKDYKIDALNLALIQVIFKEFQVLENEHFKQGYIVRDCEFPQKKEFITENGVKITAFGRLDRLDENDNERLIVDYKTGKVDEKSYQLAFYKFLLEDKYSLENIKTCFYDLKNMKIIYEDAKSESVQELKNLLNELSKESLEKEFSNQKNDNTYSPYAMLYKKEFKL from the coding sequence ATGAAACTTTTCGTTTTTAGCTCATTAAGAGCTTTAAGAAAATATTATGAGAAAAAATTACAAGTAGATACTTTGGTAGATTCAGCTATGAGTATAGCTGAATTTATGCAAAAGGTAGTATTTTCTAAATATTTTCAAGCAACACATTATGAATGTTTGCTTTTAATGAAAAAAGCTTGTGAGCAAACTAAAAATTTAGAACAAAACTTAAAAATACCAAGTAATTTTTTTGCATTTTTAAAAAATAATGCTTATTTGTTTAGTTTTTTTAAAGAGTTAAGTTTAGAAAAAAAAGACATTAATTCACTAAAATTTTATGATGCATATGCACAATATGATGAGCATTTACAAATTTTAGAAGAACTTTTTAAAAACTATCTTGCCTTGTTAAAAGAACAAAATTTATATGATGATATTTCTTTGCCGTTAGATTATGAAATTAATACTGATTTTTTAAAAAATTATGATGAGATTATTTTTGATTTTCAAGGTTTTCTAAATGCTTTTGAAGTAGAAATTTTACTAAAAATCAAAGAATTACTTTCTATTAAGATACATTTTAGTTGCACTAAATTTAATAAAGATTTTTTAAACTCTCTTGATTTTTTACAAGGAGTTAAAATTAAGGAAAATTTTACTTATTTGTATGATTTAAATTATAAGCAAATTTTAAATGAACATATATTTTTGCAAGAAAGTAAAATTAGTTATAAAAGCTTTAATTTAAGATCCATACAAGCTGCTTTTGTTTTTGAAAAAATCAATACTTTTTTAAAAGCAGGTATTCGTGCAAAAGATATTGTAGTGATTACACCTGATGAAAAATTTGTAGATATTTTAAGACTTTATGATAAAAATAATGTTTTAAATTATGCAAGTGGAGAAAGTATCAAAAATACACCCTTTTATCATAGATTGAAAACATTATATGAATGTGCTAAAGATGATGAGTTTGAGTATGATGCAAATGTAGAATTTTACGAAAGATATAATCTAAACAAACATTTATGTAATTTACATTTTTTTCCTTCTAATGTTGATTTTATAGAATTTAAAAAGCTTTTTGATAAAAATATTTCTTTTGATTTTTTTGAAAATTTTATTTTAGCTTTGCTAGAAGATGGTAATGAAGAACTTAAAAGTTATATACATCAAGAGCTTATTTTTATTAAAGAACTTATAAAAACCCATGAATTAAGTTTTGTACAAATTTTAGAATTATTCTTTATGCAAATTGATGATATAAAATTAAGTAGTGTTGGTGGTGGTGAAGTTACTGTAATGGGGCTTTTAGAAAGCAGAGGACTTAGTTTTGATGGGGTGATTATAGTTGATTTTAATGATGAATTTATCCCAAAAAGAGTTTCAAGTGAGTTATTTTTAAATAACGAAATTCGTAAAAAAGCAGGACTTATCACTCATGTGCAAAGAGAAAATTTGCAAAGACATTATTATTACACCTTAATAGCTAAGGCAAAGTTAGTAGGAATTTCTTATGTGGAAAATGAAGAAAAAATCAAGTCAAGATTTTTAAATGAGCTTGAATTTCCACTTTATGAAGACAAGACTTATAGTAATAAAGCTTATGTAAAATACTTTCAGACTTACCCATGTGCTTTTAATCTTGAACCTATTACAAGCATTAAAGCAAAACATGATTATTTTCAAAACGATTTTTCTTTTTCAAGACTTCATTTTCTTATTCATTATGGCTTGGATTATTATTATAAATATGTTTTAGAATTAAAAGAACCAAAGGTTTTAGATGATAATCTTAGAGCAAATGAGCTAGGAAGTTTTATCCACAAAGCTTTAGAAGAATATTATAATCAAAATAAAAAATTAAGATATTTTGACTATGAAAAATTTATAAATATAGTTAAGAATTTAAAAGATTATAAAATTGATGCTTTAAATTTAGCTTTAATACAAGTAATATTTAAAGAATTTCAAGTCCTTGAAAATGAACATTTTAAGCAAGGCTATATTGTTAGAGATTGTGAATTTCCACAAAAAAAAGAATTTATTACAGAAAATGGAGTTAAAATCACTGCTTTTGGGCGTTTGGATAGATTAGATGAAAATGATAATGAAAGATTGATTGTAGATTATAAAACTGGAAAAGTAGATGAAAAATCTTATCAGCTTGCTTTTTATAAGTTTTTGTTAGAAGATAAATATTCTTTAGAAAATATAAAGACTTGTTTTTATGATTTAAAAAATATGAAAATTATATACGAAGATGCTAAAAGTGAAAGCGTACAAGAGCTAAAAAATTTGCTAAATGAACTTTCAAAAGAGTCTTTAGAAAAAGAATTTTCCAATCAAAAAAATGATAATACTTATAGTCCTTATGCTATGCTTTATAAAAAGGAGTTTAAACTTTGA
- a CDS encoding DUF4006 family protein: protein MENSNRCVFSLSGVSGMLIATVLLLSILAGLTILGLQAQQNVMQKPYKLENAEQIKMFDSKRNEHIIIKE from the coding sequence ATGGAAAATTCAAATAGATGCGTATTTTCACTTTCAGGTGTAAGTGGAATGTTAATAGCAACTGTTTTATTGCTATCAATTTTAGCAGGACTTACTATTTTGGGACTTCAAGCACAGCAAAATGTTATGCAAAAACCATATAAATTAGAAAATGCAGAGCAAATTAAAATGTTTGATTCTAAAAGAAACGAACACATTATTATAAAGGAATGA
- the rpsI gene encoding 30S ribosomal protein S9 yields the protein MATTYATGKRKTAVAKVWVKAGSGKIIVNGMDLNTWLGGHEAIKLKVVQPLLVTKQETSMDIKATTLGGGYSAQAEALRHGISRALAAMDADFRALLKPKGLLTRDSRTVERKKYGRRKARRSPQFSKR from the coding sequence ATGGCAACAACATACGCAACAGGTAAAAGAAAAACCGCTGTAGCTAAAGTTTGGGTAAAAGCTGGTAGTGGTAAAATCATCGTTAATGGTATGGATTTAAACACTTGGCTTGGCGGACATGAAGCTATAAAATTAAAAGTAGTTCAGCCTTTATTAGTAACTAAGCAAGAAACTTCTATGGATATTAAAGCAACAACTTTAGGCGGTGGGTATAGTGCTCAAGCTGAAGCTTTAAGACATGGTATTTCAAGAGCTTTAGCTGCTATGGATGCAGATTTTAGAGCATTATTAAAACCAAAAGGACTTCTTACTAGAGATAGTAGAACTGTTGAGCGTAAAAAATACGGCCGCAGAAAAGCAAGAAGAAGCCCACAATTTTCTAAACGCTAA
- a CDS encoding RecB-like helicase: MSCNFEPFLALEASAGSGKTFALSVRFVALVLKGAKINEILALTFTNKATSEMKERIFKTFLEFDLLENGENKAECNELMKMLGKSKEELIVLREKYKDEFLRSKLNIYTFDSFFSQIIRSFALNLGFMSDFEIIESQDSYKNFIAKLDEEELRALAYYIVQTKSKSDFLQNLESLYERSCEIKPSLNAHFPSKTILEKDLDKFITYARNLSTDKNYQKNFNFENIEDFFAKPIISNLDKNYFKKVIDDEFMQKRAEFLQNAKEYFTQIENYRINMLAKLLKYFKEARNENCAKQNALTFSDIALKTYELISDEANKDLIYFRLDGYISHLLIDEFQDTNVLQYRILKPIIAELVSGEGVKKDRSFFYVGDKKQSIYGFRGGKKELFDKLLKDFPQIKLEHLDTNYRSKKIIVDYVNEMFKDKFFDSFLNPSFTLQKSIKEGGYVEVLQNHIPSKSSLHEASGKEVLKIIQKLLEKGVKLNEICILVWINKDATLMKEFLEENGIKAYTQSNVALLDCISVRVLFEYAKACVLKDEFSLYFANSILEKEFEFITLDLNRSVGEILKYLVHVLKLDLSDINLIAYLEYASTFDNFFDFLFTPCELKSLQAQEDGVIIMTVHKSKGLEFENLIVLDRFSKKAPDNDTLLFDYDLEQGWEVKYRHSARKYLEDQSYNAFLAKREKLQAEDEINCLYVALTRAKNSLFIIKNDENFTAFKGCFKDYEEKQIGILEQKLSNPNEFIENLEQIESFEEFQKVNLQEVKVKSHLSSVQIHFGLALHEFLQYFDFNTKSNFEFCKQMVYKKYRFYLDDEAFNELFKRLTMLLKDESFNALLVGKKLLKEQIITYKGEQKQLDMLAFDDNEAIIIDYKTGLNLNEHKKQVLLYKEAIEKILAKISTKAFLVYVLKDKVEIVDV, from the coding sequence TTGAGTTGTAATTTTGAGCCTTTTTTGGCTTTAGAAGCTAGTGCAGGAAGTGGTAAAACTTTTGCTTTAAGTGTGCGTTTTGTGGCTTTAGTTTTAAAGGGGGCTAAAATTAATGAGATTTTAGCCCTTACTTTTACCAATAAAGCTACAAGCGAGATGAAGGAAAGAATTTTTAAGACTTTTTTAGAATTTGATTTGCTTGAAAATGGAGAAAATAAAGCAGAATGTAATGAACTTATGAAAATGCTAGGCAAAAGTAAAGAAGAGCTTATAGTTTTAAGAGAAAAATATAAAGATGAGTTTTTAAGATCTAAGCTTAATATTTATACTTTTGATAGTTTTTTTTCGCAAATCATTCGTTCTTTTGCTTTAAATCTAGGTTTTATGAGTGATTTTGAGATTATAGAAAGTCAAGATAGCTATAAAAATTTTATTGCTAAATTAGATGAAGAAGAGTTGAGGGCTTTGGCTTATTATATCGTTCAAACTAAAAGCAAAAGTGATTTTTTACAAAATCTTGAAAGCTTATATGAAAGATCTTGTGAAATTAAGCCTAGCTTAAACGCTCACTTTCCAAGTAAGACCATTTTAGAAAAAGACCTTGATAAATTCATAACTTATGCAAGAAATTTAAGCACAGATAAAAATTACCAAAAAAACTTTAATTTTGAAAACATAGAAGATTTTTTTGCTAAGCCTATCATCAGTAATTTAGATAAAAATTATTTTAAAAAAGTCATCGATGATGAATTTATGCAAAAAAGAGCAGAATTTTTACAAAATGCAAAAGAGTATTTTACTCAAATAGAAAATTATCGCATTAATATGCTCGCAAAACTTTTGAAGTATTTTAAAGAGGCAAGAAATGAAAATTGCGCTAAACAAAATGCATTGACTTTTTCAGATATAGCTTTAAAAACATATGAATTAATTAGTGATGAAGCTAATAAAGATTTGATTTATTTTAGACTTGATGGCTATATTTCACATTTGTTAATCGATGAATTTCAAGATACTAATGTCTTGCAATATCGAATTTTAAAACCCATCATAGCCGAACTTGTTTCAGGTGAGGGAGTGAAAAAAGATAGAAGTTTTTTTTATGTAGGTGATAAAAAGCAAAGTATATATGGTTTTAGAGGGGGTAAAAAAGAGCTTTTTGATAAACTTTTAAAAGACTTCCCGCAGATTAAATTAGAGCATTTAGATACTAATTATCGCAGTAAAAAAATCATTGTTGATTATGTAAATGAAATGTTTAAAGATAAATTTTTTGACAGCTTTTTAAATCCTAGTTTTACTTTACAAAAAAGTATTAAAGAAGGTGGATATGTGGAGGTTTTGCAAAATCATATCCCATCAAAAAGTTCTTTACATGAAGCAAGTGGCAAGGAAGTTTTAAAAATCATTCAAAAACTTTTAGAAAAAGGTGTAAAGCTTAATGAAATTTGTATTTTAGTGTGGATTAATAAAGACGCAACTTTAATGAAAGAATTTCTTGAAGAAAATGGCATTAAAGCTTATACGCAAAGCAATGTAGCTTTGTTAGATTGTATTAGTGTAAGAGTGCTTTTTGAGTATGCAAAAGCTTGTGTGCTTAAAGATGAGTTTAGTTTGTATTTTGCAAATAGTATTTTAGAAAAAGAATTTGAGTTCATCACACTTGATTTAAACCGCAGTGTAGGTGAGATTTTAAAATACCTAGTGCATGTTTTAAAACTTGATTTAAGTGATATTAATCTCATTGCGTATTTAGAATATGCTAGTACTTTTGATAATTTCTTTGATTTTTTATTTACTCCGTGTGAATTAAAGTCTTTACAAGCTCAAGAAGATGGTGTGATTATCATGACCGTGCATAAGTCTAAGGGGCTTGAATTTGAAAATTTAATTGTGCTTGATAGATTTAGTAAAAAAGCTCCAGATAATGATACTTTGCTTTTTGATTATGATTTGGAGCAAGGTTGGGAGGTAAAATACAGGCATAGTGCTAGAAAATATCTTGAAGATCAAAGTTACAATGCCTTTTTAGCAAAAAGAGAAAAACTCCAAGCAGAAGATGAGATAAATTGTCTATATGTAGCACTTACTAGAGCAAAAAATTCTCTTTTTATTATAAAAAATGATGAGAATTTCACAGCTTTTAAAGGATGTTTTAAAGACTATGAAGAAAAACAAATAGGTATTTTAGAACAAAAACTTTCAAATCCAAACGAGTTTATAGAAAATTTAGAGCAAATAGAAAGCTTTGAAGAATTTCAAAAGGTAAATTTACAAGAAGTTAAAGTAAAAAGTCATCTTTCAAGTGTGCAAATACATTTTGGCTTAGCTTTGCATGAGTTTTTGCAATATTTTGATTTTAACACTAAAAGCAATTTTGAATTTTGCAAGCAAATGGTGTATAAAAAATACCGTTTTTACTTAGATGATGAAGCTTTTAATGAGCTTTTTAAAAGACTTACTATGCTTTTAAAAGATGAGAGTTTTAATGCGCTTTTAGTGGGTAAAAAATTACTAAAAGAGCAAATCATCACTTATAAAGGTGAGCAAAAACAGCTTGATATGCTTGCATTTGATGATAATGAAGCTATCATTATAGACTATAAAACAGGCTTAAATTTAAACGAGCATAAAAAGCAAGTTTTGCTTTACAAAGAAGCCATAGAAAAAATCTTAGCTAAAATTTCTACTAAGGCTTTTTTGGTATATGTTTTAAAGGATAAAGTGGAGATAGTGGATGTTTAA
- a CDS encoding cbb3-type cytochrome c oxidase N-terminal domain-containing protein, translating to MQWLNLQDNVNLLSFIGAILIILITLVVVGKLFKSMKEEKSQGELSEHNWDGIGEFKNPIPLGWAVVFFLSIVWCIWYFLWGYPLNSYSQIGEYNKEVQAHNEKFAQKFSNLSAQDKREMGKNIFLVQCSSCHGITGDGINGKAQNLNIWGSEEGLIEVITKGSKGMNYPMGEMLSAAENGIEEADIPAIAAYVASEISAIKKTENPQLVAKGKELFVTCSVCHGENGNGTIDGQLVAPDLTKYGSAEFVVDVLNRGKAGSIGVMPHFNNGLLNELQKEAVSEYAISLSKGE from the coding sequence ATGCAATGGTTGAATTTACAAGATAATGTTAATTTATTATCTTTTATTGGAGCAATTCTTATCATCTTAATTACTCTTGTTGTGGTAGGAAAATTGTTTAAAAGTATGAAGGAAGAAAAGAGTCAAGGTGAGCTAAGTGAGCATAATTGGGATGGTATAGGTGAATTTAAAAATCCTATACCACTTGGTTGGGCTGTAGTATTTTTCTTGTCAATTGTTTGGTGTATATGGTATTTTCTTTGGGGATACCCTTTAAATAGTTATTCTCAAATTGGTGAGTATAATAAAGAAGTACAAGCTCATAATGAGAAATTTGCGCAAAAATTCTCAAATTTAAGTGCGCAAGATAAACGAGAAATGGGAAAAAATATTTTCTTAGTTCAATGTTCTTCTTGTCATGGAATTACAGGTGATGGAATTAATGGAAAGGCACAAAATCTTAACATATGGGGTTCTGAAGAAGGTCTTATAGAAGTGATCACCAAAGGTTCTAAAGGTATGAATTATCCTATGGGTGAAATGTTAAGTGCAGCAGAAAATGGTATAGAGGAAGCTGATATACCTGCCATTGCTGCTTATGTTGCTTCTGAAATTTCAGCAATTAAAAAAACTGAAAATCCTCAACTTGTAGCAAAAGGAAAGGAACTTTTTGTAACTTGTAGTGTTTGTCATGGTGAAAATGGAAATGGAACTATTGATGGACAATTGGTAGCTCCAGATTTAACAAAGTATGGTAGTGCTGAATTTGTAGTAGATGTTTTAAATCGAGGTAAAGCAGGAAGTATAGGTGTAATGCCTCACTTTAATAATGGTCTATTAAATGAGCTTCAAAAAGAAGCAGTTAGCGAATATGCTATTTCTCTTTCAAAGGGTGAATAA
- a CDS encoding cytochrome c oxidase, cbb3-type, CcoQ subunit: MNLELMRELQAYGFFALVVFLVVVLYSYLFHLYKSEKTGRRNYEKYADLALHDEISDRVLEQNKRSA; this comes from the coding sequence ATGAATTTAGAACTAATGAGAGAATTACAAGCTTATGGCTTTTTTGCTCTTGTTGTTTTTTTAGTAGTAGTTTTATATTCTTATTTATTTCATTTGTATAAATCTGAAAAAACAGGTAGAAGAAACTATGAAAAGTATGCTGATTTAGCATTACATGATGAAATCAGCGATCGTGTTTTAGAGCAAAATAAAAGGAGTGCTTAA
- the rplM gene encoding 50S ribosomal protein L13, protein MTKITKPNEVKREWIVLDAEGKRFGRLLTEVATILRGKNKPCYTPNVDCGDYVIIINASKAVFTGANKAEDKLYHRHSGYFGSVKSEKFGDLLEKNPVKLYKLAVRGMLPKTNLGRAMLKKLKIYAGSEHPHTAQIANKGK, encoded by the coding sequence ATGACAAAGATAACAAAGCCAAACGAAGTAAAACGCGAATGGATCGTTTTAGACGCTGAAGGAAAGCGTTTTGGTCGTCTTTTAACAGAAGTAGCGACTATTTTAAGAGGTAAAAATAAACCTTGCTATACTCCAAATGTTGATTGTGGAGATTATGTAATCATTATCAATGCTTCTAAAGCAGTTTTCACAGGTGCAAATAAAGCAGAAGATAAACTATACCACAGACATTCAGGGTATTTTGGAAGCGTAAAAAGTGAAAAATTTGGTGATTTATTAGAAAAAAATCCAGTTAAATTATATAAATTAGCAGTTCGTGGTATGCTACCTAAAACAAACCTAGGTAGAGCTATGCTTAAAAAATTAAAAATTTATGCAGGTAGCGAACACCCTCATACTGCTCAAATTGCTAATAAAGGAAAATAA
- the ccoO gene encoding cytochrome-c oxidase, cbb3-type subunit II, with translation MFSWLEKNPFFFAVAVFIVIAYAGIVEVLPDFAQNARPIEGKKPYTVLQLAGRNAYIKESCNACHSQLIRPFKSETDRYGMYSVSGEYAYDRPFLWGSKRTGPDLLRIGNFRTTDWHENHMWDPVSVVPGSIMPAYKHMFSNNANIETAYAEALTVKKVFNVPYDMENGTKLGTWEEAQAEVKAEAQAIVDQMKNQDVKDAFARGEIREIVALIAYLNSLK, from the coding sequence ATGTTTAGTTGGTTAGAAAAAAATCCATTCTTTTTTGCTGTAGCGGTATTTATTGTGATTGCTTATGCAGGAATTGTAGAAGTTTTGCCTGATTTTGCACAAAATGCAAGACCAATTGAAGGAAAAAAACCTTACACTGTGTTACAGCTTGCAGGGCGTAATGCCTATATAAAAGAAAGTTGCAATGCATGTCATTCTCAACTTATTCGTCCTTTTAAATCAGAAACAGATCGTTATGGTATGTATTCAGTAAGTGGTGAATATGCTTATGATAGACCATTCTTATGGGGTTCAAAAAGAACAGGACCTGATTTATTGCGTATAGGCAATTTTAGAACCACTGATTGGCATGAAAACCATATGTGGGATCCAGTATCTGTGGTACCTGGTTCTATTATGCCAGCTTATAAACATATGTTTAGCAATAATGCAAATATAGAAACAGCTTATGCAGAAGCACTAACTGTTAAAAAAGTTTTCAATGTGCCTTATGATATGGAAAATGGTACTAAACTTGGCACTTGGGAAGAAGCACAAGCAGAAGTTAAAGCAGAAGCTCAAGCTATAGTAGATCAAATGAAAAATCAAGATGTTAAAGATGCGTTTGCTAGAGGTGAGATTAGAGAGATTGTGGCTTTAATCGCGTATCTTAATAGTTTAAAATAG
- a CDS encoding FixH family protein, translated as MQKQKTFWPYGILISLLLIVLACIITIFVASKAPVYEDNFYFDSYQNVELNYNEIQKNQKTFDENFQLSIKDKESFIHKKNQVYYINEGQNELRISIDNLRNFDLNKLQIQTLLSRPHTNENDEKLQAIIDGSDLVFNFNIKEKGVWQLLVKITQDKNSVGFFKFFLQTK; from the coding sequence ATGCAAAAACAGAAAACATTTTGGCCTTATGGAATTTTAATTTCTTTGTTGCTTATTGTGCTTGCTTGTATTATCACTATTTTTGTTGCAAGTAAAGCTCCTGTTTATGAAGATAATTTTTATTTTGATTCTTATCAAAATGTAGAATTAAATTACAATGAAATTCAAAAAAATCAAAAGACTTTTGACGAAAATTTTCAACTAAGCATAAAAGATAAAGAAAGTTTTATACACAAGAAAAATCAAGTTTATTATATTAATGAAGGACAAAATGAACTTAGAATTAGTATTGATAATTTAAGAAATTTTGATTTAAATAAACTTCAAATCCAAACTTTGCTTTCACGCCCACATACAAATGAGAATGATGAAAAATTACAAGCAATTATAGATGGAAGTGATTTGGTATTTAATTTTAATATCAAAGAAAAAGGCGTATGGCAATTACTTGTAAAAATCACTCAAGATAAAAATAGTGTAGGTTTTTTTAAATTCTTTTTACAGACTAAATAA